One stretch of Tepidibacter hydrothermalis DNA includes these proteins:
- a CDS encoding urocanate hydratase, translating to MISNIDISNGMMIKLDDVLYEMPEFEPNIRRAPKREFTLNKAETKLALKNALRYIPENLHEKLAPEFLDELLTRGRIYGYRFRPSGNIKAKSIEEYKGKCIEGKAFQVMIDNNLDFDIALYPYELVTYGETGQVCQNWMQYRLIMKYLEELTVDQTLVIQSGHPVGLFRSNPKAPRVIITNALMIGMFDDQQNWHRAMALGIANYGQMTAGGWMYIGPQGIVHGTYSTLLNAGRLILGLDEKSDLRGKLFVTSGLGGMSGAQGKAVEIANGVGIIAEVDYSRIQTRHEQGWVSKVTNTAKEAFDVAKEYMNKNEKCAIAYHGNIVDLLEYAVDNNVKIDLLSDQTSCHAVYDGGYCPQGLTFEERTELLAKDKAKFIDLVDNTLKHHFELIKKLHENGTYFFDYGNSFMKAIYDAGAVSISKNGVDEKDGFIFPSYVEDILGPQLFDFGYGPFRWVCLSGKEEDLLKTDKAAMDCIDPDRRYQDRDNYIWIKDAHKNKLVVGTQARILYQDAMGRTRIALKFNEMVRNGEIGPVMLGRDHHDVSGTDSPFRETSNIKDGSNIMADMATHCFAGNAARGMSLIALHNGGGVGIGKSINGGFGMVLDGSKRVDDILNAAMPWDVMGGVARRSWARNPNSITTSIEYNQNNKGTDHITLPYIASDELVRSLVDNEFK from the coding sequence ATGATATCTAATATTGATATTTCTAATGGGATGATGATAAAACTTGATGATGTGCTTTATGAAATGCCTGAATTTGAGCCTAATATAAGAAGGGCACCAAAGAGAGAATTTACTTTAAATAAAGCAGAAACTAAGCTTGCTCTAAAAAATGCTCTTCGTTATATACCAGAAAATTTACATGAAAAATTAGCTCCTGAATTTTTAGACGAGCTTTTGACTAGGGGAAGAATATATGGATACAGATTTAGACCTAGCGGAAATATAAAGGCTAAATCAATAGAAGAATATAAAGGAAAGTGTATTGAAGGTAAAGCTTTTCAGGTAATGATAGATAATAATTTAGATTTTGACATAGCTTTATATCCTTATGAACTTGTTACTTATGGAGAAACAGGACAGGTTTGTCAAAACTGGATGCAATATAGACTTATAATGAAGTATCTTGAAGAACTTACGGTTGATCAAACTCTTGTTATTCAATCTGGACATCCAGTAGGTCTTTTTAGATCAAATCCTAAAGCACCAAGGGTTATAATTACTAATGCTCTTATGATTGGCATGTTTGATGATCAGCAAAACTGGCACAGAGCTATGGCGCTTGGTATTGCCAATTATGGACAAATGACAGCAGGAGGATGGATGTACATTGGACCTCAAGGTATAGTTCATGGAACTTACTCTACTTTATTAAATGCTGGAAGATTAATATTAGGACTTGATGAAAAAAGTGATTTAAGGGGAAAATTATTTGTAACATCAGGTCTTGGTGGAATGAGTGGAGCTCAAGGTAAGGCTGTTGAAATTGCAAATGGAGTAGGTATTATAGCTGAGGTTGATTATTCAAGAATCCAAACTAGACATGAACAAGGTTGGGTAAGTAAGGTTACAAATACAGCTAAAGAAGCTTTTGATGTAGCTAAGGAATATATGAATAAAAATGAAAAATGTGCAATTGCTTATCATGGAAATATAGTAGATCTTTTAGAGTATGCAGTTGATAATAATGTAAAAATAGATTTACTTTCTGACCAAACATCATGCCATGCAGTATACGATGGTGGATATTGTCCTCAAGGTCTTACATTTGAAGAGAGAACTGAGCTTTTAGCTAAGGATAAAGCTAAATTTATAGATCTTGTAGATAATACTTTAAAGCATCATTTTGAACTTATAAAAAAACTACACGAAAATGGAACATACTTCTTCGATTATGGAAATAGCTTTATGAAGGCAATATATGATGCAGGAGCTGTCAGTATATCTAAGAATGGAGTAGATGAAAAAGATGGATTTATATTCCCTTCATATGTAGAAGATATATTAGGACCTCAATTGTTCGACTTTGGATATGGACCATTTAGATGGGTATGCTTAAGTGGTAAAGAAGAAGATTTATTAAAGACTGATAAGGCTGCTATGGATTGCATAGATCCAGATAGAAGATATCAAGATAGAGACAACTATATATGGATTAAAGATGCACATAAGAACAAACTTGTAGTTGGAACACAGGCAAGAATTTTATATCAAGATGCTATGGGAAGAACTAGAATAGCTCTTAAATTCAACGAAATGGTTAGAAATGGAGAGATAGGACCTGTAATGCTAGGTAGAGATCATCACGATGTATCTGGAACAGATTCTCCATTTAGAGAGACATCTAATATAAAAGATGGAAGTAATATAATGGCTGATATGGCGACTCATTGCTTTGCAGGAAATGCTGCAAGAGGTATGAGTCTTATAGCACTACACAATGGTGGAGGAGTAGGTATTGGTAAATCTATAAATGGTGGATTTGGAATGGTACTTGATGGAAGTAAGAGAGTAGATGATATATTAAATGCTGCTATGCCTTGGGATGTTATGGGTGGAGTAGCAAGAAGATCATGGGCAAGAAACCCAAATTCTATAACTACAAGTATTGAATACAATCAAAATAATAAGGGTACAGATCATATAACGCTTCCATATATAGCTAGCGATGAACTTGTAAGAAGTTTAGTTGATAATGAGTTTAAATAA
- the hutI gene encoding imidazolonepropionase, whose protein sequence is MRADLIIKNIGHLATMRGVNKPRIKEEMNDIEILENAYIAINDGKISYVGQGHIIDGLIGDKTEIHDANGLTVTPGLIDPHTHLVHGGSRENEFSLKISGVPYIDILKQGGGILSTVKSTKEASLDQLYDKAKKSLDIMLGYGVTTVESKSGYGLELDTEKKQLEVNQKLDQTHPVDIVSTFLGAHAVPKKYKENPDEFVDIIIEMLPKVKDLAQFCDVFCEEGVFSVEQTRKILNKAKEYGYKVKLHADEIVSIGGAELAAEIGAISADHLMAASEDGMKLMAKNKVIANILPGTSFSLMKNYAEARKMIEHGVPIALSTDYNPGSCPTENIQLIMQLGSLALKMTPNEVLTAVTINAAYSVDKADEIGSIEVGKKADLVIFDAPNVDYIMYHFGINHTHSVYKEGKLVVDNKNIVY, encoded by the coding sequence ATGAGAGCTGATTTAATTATAAAAAATATAGGACATTTGGCAACTATGAGAGGTGTTAATAAACCTAGAATAAAAGAAGAAATGAATGATATTGAGATACTTGAAAATGCTTATATAGCTATAAATGATGGAAAAATATCGTATGTAGGACAAGGACATATAATAGATGGATTAATAGGAGATAAAACTGAGATACATGATGCAAATGGACTTACTGTAACACCGGGACTTATAGATCCTCATACTCATTTAGTTCATGGAGGATCTCGTGAGAATGAATTTAGCTTAAAAATAAGTGGTGTTCCATATATAGATATATTAAAGCAGGGTGGGGGAATACTTAGTACTGTTAAATCTACTAAAGAGGCTTCATTAGATCAGCTTTACGATAAAGCTAAGAAGAGTCTTGATATAATGCTTGGGTATGGAGTAACTACTGTTGAATCAAAGAGTGGATATGGTCTAGAGCTTGATACAGAAAAGAAACAGCTTGAAGTAAACCAAAAGCTAGATCAAACTCATCCAGTTGACATAGTATCTACATTTTTAGGAGCTCATGCAGTACCTAAAAAGTACAAAGAAAATCCAGATGAATTTGTAGATATAATAATAGAGATGCTTCCAAAAGTAAAAGATTTAGCTCAGTTTTGTGATGTATTCTGTGAAGAAGGAGTTTTTTCAGTAGAACAAACTAGAAAAATATTAAATAAGGCTAAAGAATATGGATATAAGGTTAAGCTTCATGCAGATGAGATAGTATCAATAGGAGGAGCAGAACTTGCAGCAGAGATAGGAGCCATATCTGCAGATCACTTGATGGCAGCTAGTGAAGATGGAATGAAATTAATGGCTAAAAACAAAGTTATTGCAAATATTCTTCCTGGAACATCATTTAGTCTTATGAAGAATTATGCAGAGGCTAGAAAGATGATAGAACATGGAGTACCAATTGCTTTATCTACTGATTACAATCCAGGTAGTTGCCCAACTGAAAACATACAGCTTATAATGCAATTAGGGTCTTTAGCACTTAAAATGACTCCAAATGAAGTGTTAACTGCTGTAACTATAAATGCAGCTTATTCAGTTGATAAAGCTGATGAAATAGGATCAATAGAGGTAGGGAAAAAGGCAGACTTAGTTATATTTGATGCTCCTAATGTAGATTATATAATGTACCATTTTGGAATTAACCATACTCATAGTGTATATAAAGAAGGAAAATTAGTTGTAGATAATAAAAACATTGTGTATTAA
- the ftcD gene encoding glutamate formimidoyltransferase gives MAKIVQCVPNFSEGRDLDKIEKIVDPLRGKEGVKLLNYEADKDYNRVVVTVIGEPEAVKNAVVESICVASELIDMTKHEGQHSRMGATDVVPFIPIKEMSMDEAVELAKSCAKDVWEKHNVPVFLYEKAASKPERENLATVRKGQFEGMSEKLKDPNWHPDFGENKIHPTAGITAVGARMPLIAYNINLDTTNIEIANKIARCIRHSNGGFRFCKAGPVEIPERNIVQVTMNLTDYTKTSMYRVFETVRMEAKRYGVNVMGSEVVGLVPMEAIADTAAYYLGLENFDMDKILETGLME, from the coding sequence ATGGCTAAAATAGTTCAATGCGTTCCAAACTTCAGTGAAGGTAGAGATTTAGATAAGATAGAGAAAATAGTAGATCCTCTTAGAGGGAAAGAAGGGGTTAAGCTTTTAAATTATGAAGCTGATAAAGATTATAATAGAGTAGTTGTTACTGTAATTGGAGAACCTGAGGCTGTAAAAAATGCAGTTGTAGAATCTATATGTGTAGCATCGGAGTTAATAGATATGACTAAGCACGAAGGACAACATTCTAGAATGGGAGCAACTGATGTGGTTCCATTCATTCCTATAAAGGAAATGAGTATGGATGAGGCAGTTGAGCTTGCAAAATCTTGTGCAAAAGATGTTTGGGAAAAACATAATGTTCCAGTATTTTTATATGAAAAAGCGGCGAGTAAACCTGAGAGAGAAAACCTTGCAACAGTTAGAAAAGGTCAATTTGAAGGAATGAGTGAAAAATTAAAAGATCCTAATTGGCATCCAGATTTTGGTGAGAACAAGATACATCCAACTGCTGGTATTACTGCTGTTGGAGCTAGAATGCCACTTATAGCTTATAATATAAATCTTGATACTACAAATATAGAAATAGCTAATAAGATAGCAAGATGTATAAGACATTCAAATGGAGGATTTAGATTCTGTAAAGCAGGACCTGTTGAAATACCAGAAAGAAATATAGTTCAAGTTACTATGAATTTAACAGATTATACTAAAACTAGTATGTATAGAGTATTTGAAACTGTAAGAATGGAAGCTAAAAGATATGGAGTAAATGTTATGGGAAGTGAAGTAGTAGGATTAGTTCCTATGGAGGCAATAGCTGATACTGCAGCTTACTATTTAGGCCTTGAAAACTTTGATATGGATAAGATATTAGAAACTGGACTTATGGAGTAG
- a CDS encoding cyclodeaminase/cyclohydrolase family protein has product MKLIDMKVVDFSNEVDSNSPAPGGGSVAALASNIGISLGRMMGNLSFGKKKFEALDEDIKKEFKEKFEKLGLIRDNLLELVDKDTESFNEVMKAFKLPKETDEQKSIRKKAIQDATIGSIDVPFETAKSSLDALELMEYFVDYGNQNAITDLGVGNLLLYTGLEGAILNVKVNLCGLDDEEFVEKKKSECEDMIVQGSKIKDRVLKRIHEKLI; this is encoded by the coding sequence TTGAAGCTTATAGATATGAAGGTTGTTGATTTTTCTAATGAAGTAGATTCTAATTCTCCAGCTCCTGGAGGTGGATCTGTTGCAGCTCTTGCTTCTAATATAGGAATAAGTCTTGGAAGAATGATGGGAAACTTAAGCTTTGGAAAGAAAAAATTTGAAGCTTTAGATGAAGATATAAAAAAAGAGTTTAAAGAAAAATTTGAAAAGCTAGGCTTAATAAGAGATAATCTTTTAGAGCTTGTAGATAAGGATACAGAGTCTTTTAATGAAGTTATGAAGGCATTCAAACTTCCAAAGGAAACTGATGAACAAAAGAGTATAAGAAAAAAAGCTATACAAGACGCTACTATAGGGTCTATAGATGTTCCTTTTGAAACAGCTAAGAGTTCACTAGATGCACTTGAACTTATGGAGTATTTTGTTGATTATGGAAATCAAAATGCTATAACTGATCTAGGTGTTGGAAATCTTCTTTTATACACAGGTCTTGAAGGTGCAATACTAAATGTTAAAGTAAATTTATGCGGACTTGATGATGAGGAATTTGTGGAAAAGAAAAAATCTGAGTGTGAAGATATGATAGTACAAGGTTCGAAAATAAAAGATCGTGTACTAAAAAGAATACATGAAAAATTAATTTAA